In Oryza sativa Japonica Group chromosome 11, ASM3414082v1, the following are encoded in one genomic region:
- the LOC4350486 gene encoding cysteine-rich receptor-like protein kinase 42, which yields MDRLLLAPSAVALLVVASAWVPAAADPQITLLNLGCSQYNATPAAAFLAALNATFAVLRANLSSAGGGGGFATAAEPRAAAPAFAMAQCRPYVAGAGSCAACFDAAASRLRARCGAANGGRAILDGCVVRYESAAFFDGPATLPGNTQVCNGTAVADGSFAGAARGLVGDLAAAAPRAPGLAAAAARGGVYAAAQCVETVGEGGCAQCLAVAARNIDGCPPDSDGRAVDAGCFMRYSDKPFFPANATIDLAPYLRSPGKSNHKGAIIGGILGGVAFLLLGLLALFWTRQSKKPLKPRRGDILGATELQGPTSFYYKDLKVATNNFSEQSKLGEGGFGDVFKASLKNGKTVAVKRLTVMETSRAKADFESEVKLISNVHHRNLVRLLGCASKGSECLLVYEYMANGSLDKFLFGEKSVALNWKQRFNIIIGMARGLAYLHEEFHVRIIHRDIKSSNVLLDDEFQPKIADFGLARLIPDDHSHLSTNFAGTLGYTAPEYAIHGQLSEKVDTYGFGVVTLEIIGGRKLNDARLEPDSQYLLEWAWKLYEDNNLIELVDRSLDPEEYNHEEVKRTMEIALLCTQSAVTSRPMMSEVVVLLLTRNALEFQPTRPTFIDATRRVPGETSTSSSSSASKATVSISQLSAR from the exons ATGGATCGTCTCCTGCTCGCGCCGTCTGCGGTGGCGCTGCTGGTGGTTGCCTCGGCGTGGGTTCCGGCCGCCGCTGACCCGCAGATCACGCTGCTCAACCTGGGGTGCAGCCAGTACAACGCGacaccggccgccgccttcctcgccgccctcAACGCCACCTTCGCCGTGCTCCGCGCCAACCTGTCGTCggctggtggcggtggtggcttcGCCACGgcggccgagccgcgcgccgccgcgccggcgttcGCGATGGCGCAGTGCCGCCCGTACGTCGCGGGGGCGGGCAGCTGCGCCGCGTGCTTCGACGCCGCGGCGTCGCGCCTCCGCGCCAGGTGCGGCGCCGCCAACGGCGGGCGCGCCATCCTCGACGGCTGCGTCGTGAGGTACGAGAGCGCCGCCTTCTTCGACGGCCCGGCCACGCTTCCCGGGAACACGCAGGTATGCAAcggcaccgccgtcgccgacggctCTTTCGCTGGCGCGGCGCGTGGGCTCGTCGGTGAcctcgcggccgccgcgccccgcgcaccggggctcgccgcggcggccgctcgCGGCGGCGTGTACGCGGCGGCGCAGTGCGTGGAGACGGTCGGGGAGGGCGGGTGCGCGCAGTgcctggcggtggcggcgaggaacATCGATGGGTGCCCGCCGGACTCCGACGGCCGCGCCGTGGACGCCGGCTGCTTCATGAGGTACTCCGACAAGCCGTTCTTCCCGGCGAACGCGACCATAGATCTGGCGCCATACTTGCGATCACCTG GGAAATCAAATCACAAAGGAGCCATCATAGGAGGAATTTTAGGAGGTGTGGCATTCCTGCTCCTTGGCCTATTGGCACTCTTCTGGACCAGGCAGTCTAAGAAGCCGTTGAAGCCTCGTAGAG GAGATATTCTTGGAGCAACAGAACTGCAGGGTCCAACAAGTTTTTACTATAAAGATCTAAAGGTTGCAACCAATAATTTCAGTGAGCAAAGCAAACTTGGAGAAGGGGGATTTGGAGATGTATTTAAG GCTTCGCTGAAAAATGGGAAAACTGTAGCTGTAAAACGGTTAACAGTTATGGAAACTAGCAGGGCCAAAGCAGATTTTGAAAGTGAAGTGAAGTTGATTAGCAATGTTCATCATCGGAATCTTGTCCGGCTTCTTGGTTGCGCAAGCAAGGGCTCAGAATGCCTGCTTGTTTATGAATACATGGCAAATGGAAGCCTTGATAAGTTCCTCTTTG gCGAGAAAAGTGTCGCCCTCAATTGGAAGCAGCGATTTAATATCATTATCGGCATGGCTCGTGGCCTTGCATATCTTCATGAAGAATTCCATGTGCGCATCATACACCGTGACATTAAATCTAGCAATGTTCTTCTTGATGACGAGTTTCAACCAAAGATTGCTGATTTCGGTTTAGCAAGGCTCATACCTGATGATCATAGTCATCTCAGCACTAATTTTGCAGGAACATT GGGTTACACAGCTCCTGAGTATGCCATCCATGGGCAACTCTCAGAGAAGGTTGACACATACGGCTTTGGTGTAGTCACTTTAGAAATAATAGGTGGTAGGAAGCTCAATGATGCAAGGCTGGAGCCTGATAGCCAGTACCTACTTGAATGG GCCTGGAAGCTTTATGAAGACAACAACTTGATTGAATTGGTGGACAGATCATTAGACCCAGAAGAATACAATCACGAGGAGGTGAAAAGAACAATGGAGATTGCCCTTCTGTGCACTCAATCGGCTGTCACATCACGTCCAATGATGTCGGAGGTAGTTGTGTTGTTGCTGACAAGAAATGCTCTAGAGTTCCAGCCCACGAGACCGACTTTTATCGATGCAACTCGTAGAGTGCCAGGTGAAACATCAACCTCCAGTTCATCTTCTGCATCCAAAGCTACTGTTTCGATATCACAACTTTCAGCCAGGTGA